One stretch of Streptomyces peucetius DNA includes these proteins:
- a CDS encoding carbohydrate ABC transporter permease — translation MTTLIGTPKTPTAHKKQPRPARTRRPAGIGKWRRRIPLLPALIFTVAVTQLPFVATLVISTFQWNILKPEEQRFTGLSNYAFVFTDERLRSAVLNTIVLTASVVLLSVVVGLGLALLLDRRFAGRGLARTLLIAPFLVMPVASALLWKHAVYNPDYGLLNGTLNAVYRFFGADNGPTVDWVSSFPMPAVVISLVWQWTPFMMLILLAGLQAQPGDVLEAAKVDGASAMATFRHITLPHLRQYIELGVLLGTIYVVQTFDAVYTITQGGPGSETTNLPYEIYLTMFRKYEYGEAAAAGVVVVLGSIVIATFALRTIASLFREEASR, via the coding sequence ATGACCACGCTCATCGGTACACCCAAGACACCCACGGCACACAAGAAGCAGCCGCGCCCCGCCCGCACACGGAGGCCCGCCGGGATCGGCAAGTGGAGGCGCCGCATTCCGCTGCTGCCGGCGCTGATCTTCACCGTCGCCGTCACCCAGCTGCCCTTCGTGGCGACCCTCGTCATCTCCACCTTCCAGTGGAACATCCTCAAGCCGGAGGAGCAGCGCTTCACCGGACTCTCCAACTACGCGTTCGTCTTCACCGACGAGCGGCTGCGCTCGGCAGTGCTCAACACCATCGTGCTCACCGCTTCGGTGGTGCTCCTCAGCGTGGTCGTGGGACTCGGTCTGGCGCTGCTGCTCGACCGCCGGTTCGCCGGCCGCGGCCTTGCGCGCACCCTGCTCATCGCCCCGTTCCTCGTCATGCCGGTCGCCTCGGCGCTGCTGTGGAAGCACGCCGTCTACAACCCCGACTACGGCCTGCTCAACGGCACCCTCAACGCCGTCTACCGGTTCTTCGGAGCGGACAACGGGCCCACGGTCGACTGGGTCTCCTCCTTCCCCATGCCGGCCGTCGTGATCTCGCTGGTCTGGCAGTGGACCCCGTTCATGATGCTGATCCTCCTGGCCGGCCTGCAGGCGCAGCCCGGTGACGTCCTGGAGGCGGCCAAGGTCGACGGGGCGTCCGCGATGGCGACATTCCGCCACATCACCCTGCCGCACCTGCGGCAGTACATCGAACTCGGCGTCCTGCTCGGCACGATCTACGTGGTCCAGACCTTCGACGCCGTCTACACCATCACCCAGGGTGGTCCCGGCTCGGAGACGACCAACCTGCCGTACGAGATCTACCTGACCATGTTCCGCAAGTACGAGTACGGCGAGGCGGCCGCCGCCGGTGTCGTCGTCGTACTCGGCTCGATCGTGATCGCGACGTTCGCGCTGCGCACCATCGCGTCGCTGTTCCGCGAGGAGGCATCCCGATGA
- a CDS encoding carbohydrate kinase family protein: MITVVGESLVDVVRAAGAVRDGSAHPGGSPANVSVGLARLGAPVTLITQFGDDDNGRLLGDHLAASGVRVRRVPSSALTSTATAVLDEHGAARYVFRLAWDLPAPPEPAEGTRCLHTGSLATSLDPGARAVEELLAQQRAEGSATISLDPNIRPALLPSRELARSRTERQVAHADIVKVSEEDLQWLYPGLAPYDIARSWQRTGPALVIVTLGAAGSLAVTQGDIVRQPSPVIRVADTVGAGDAFTAGMLHWLYDADLLGGDRRDALRGIDRQDVTQLLDMATTTAAVTCTRPGADPPTLLELHAWPSTASV; encoded by the coding sequence ATGATTACTGTTGTCGGAGAGAGCCTCGTCGATGTGGTCCGCGCGGCCGGGGCGGTGCGAGACGGAAGCGCGCACCCCGGCGGCTCGCCGGCCAATGTCTCGGTCGGCCTCGCCCGCCTCGGGGCGCCGGTCACGCTGATCACCCAGTTCGGCGACGACGACAACGGGCGACTGCTCGGCGACCACCTGGCCGCCTCGGGCGTCCGCGTGCGACGGGTGCCTAGCAGCGCCCTCACCAGCACGGCGACTGCCGTCCTCGACGAACACGGCGCGGCGCGCTACGTCTTCCGGCTCGCGTGGGACCTCCCCGCACCGCCCGAACCGGCGGAAGGGACTCGCTGTCTGCACACCGGCTCGCTCGCCACCTCACTCGACCCCGGCGCCCGAGCCGTCGAAGAGCTGCTCGCCCAGCAGCGCGCCGAAGGCTCCGCCACCATCAGCCTTGATCCCAACATCCGCCCCGCGCTGCTGCCTTCACGGGAACTGGCCCGCTCCCGCACCGAGCGCCAGGTCGCCCACGCCGACATCGTGAAGGTCAGCGAAGAGGACCTCCAGTGGCTGTACCCCGGTCTGGCCCCGTACGACATCGCCAGGTCCTGGCAGCGCACTGGTCCGGCCCTGGTGATCGTGACGCTCGGCGCGGCCGGCAGCCTGGCCGTCACCCAGGGAGACATCGTGCGTCAGCCCTCCCCCGTGATCCGGGTGGCGGACACGGTCGGGGCGGGCGACGCCTTCACCGCGGGCATGCTGCACTGGCTGTACGACGCCGATCTCCTCGGCGGCGATCGCCGGGACGCCCTTCGCGGCATCGACCGACAGGACGTGACGCAGCTGCTGGACATGGCGACGACCACGGCCGCTGTCACGTGCACCCGCCCCGGTGCCGATCCGCCGACGCTGCTGGAACTGCACGCCTGGCCGAGCACGGCCTCGGTATGA
- a CDS encoding ABC transporter substrate-binding protein, with protein sequence MPSSRQTFIAGVAVIAVLATGCAGAGGGSASGGGESINVLMVGNPQMEDIAELTESTFTKDTGITVNFTILPENELRDKVTQDIATQAGQYDVATIGAYEVPIWNKHGWLHELGSYADKDPGFDKADLLEPMVQSLSGADGKLYGLPFYGESSFLMYNKEVMAEKGVTMPERPTWQQVADIAAKVDGARPGMKGICLRGLPGWGELGAPLTSMVNTFGGTWFTKDWKARVDSPEFKKATKFYVDLVRKHGEAGAPQAGFTECLNAMSQGKVAMWYDATSAAGSLEDTKSSKVAGKVGYAYAPVVETKNSGWLWAWSWAMPKTTKKADAASKFMLWASGKEYEKLVGEKLGWSRVPAGKRASTYEIPEYKAASAAFGDVTLKSIEAADPTNPGVQPRPTVGIQFVAIPEFQDLGTKVTQEISAAIAGKTSVDKALANGQKLAETVAENQ encoded by the coding sequence ATGCCATCGAGCAGACAGACCTTCATCGCAGGCGTAGCCGTCATCGCCGTCCTGGCCACCGGATGTGCAGGTGCGGGCGGCGGCAGCGCATCGGGCGGCGGCGAGAGCATCAATGTGCTGATGGTCGGCAATCCGCAGATGGAGGACATCGCGGAGCTGACGGAGAGCACCTTCACGAAGGACACCGGCATCACGGTGAACTTCACGATCCTTCCCGAGAACGAGCTGCGCGACAAGGTCACCCAGGACATCGCCACCCAGGCCGGCCAGTACGACGTCGCCACCATCGGTGCCTACGAGGTGCCCATCTGGAACAAGCACGGCTGGCTGCACGAGCTGGGGTCGTACGCCGACAAGGACCCGGGCTTCGACAAGGCAGACCTGCTGGAGCCGATGGTGCAGTCCCTGTCCGGAGCCGACGGCAAGCTCTACGGCCTGCCCTTCTATGGTGAGTCCTCCTTCCTGATGTACAACAAGGAGGTCATGGCCGAGAAGGGCGTCACGATGCCCGAGCGGCCGACCTGGCAGCAGGTCGCCGACATCGCGGCCAAGGTCGACGGGGCCCGGCCCGGGATGAAGGGCATCTGCCTGCGCGGACTTCCCGGCTGGGGCGAGCTCGGCGCACCGCTGACGTCCATGGTCAACACCTTCGGCGGCACCTGGTTCACCAAGGACTGGAAGGCGCGGGTCGACAGCCCGGAGTTCAAGAAGGCGACCAAGTTCTATGTCGACCTGGTCAGGAAGCACGGCGAGGCGGGCGCCCCGCAGGCCGGCTTCACCGAGTGTCTGAACGCGATGAGCCAGGGCAAGGTCGCGATGTGGTACGACGCGACCAGCGCGGCCGGGTCGCTGGAGGACACCAAATCCAGCAAGGTTGCCGGCAAGGTCGGCTACGCGTACGCCCCTGTGGTCGAGACGAAGAACAGCGGCTGGCTGTGGGCCTGGTCATGGGCGATGCCGAAGACGACGAAGAAGGCCGACGCCGCCTCGAAGTTCATGCTCTGGGCGTCCGGCAAGGAGTACGAGAAGCTGGTCGGCGAGAAGCTCGGCTGGTCGCGCGTTCCGGCCGGAAAGCGGGCCAGCACCTACGAGATCCCCGAGTACAAGGCGGCCTCCGCGGCCTTCGGCGACGTCACCCTGAAGTCCATCGAGGCGGCCGACCCGACCAACCCGGGCGTCCAGCCCAGGCCGACGGTGGGCATCCAGTTCGTGGCCATCCCCGAATTCCAGGACCTCGGGACCAAGGTGACCCAGGAGATATCCGCGGCCATCGCCGGCAAGACCAGCGTGGACAAGGCACTGGCCAACGGCCAGAAGCTCGCCGAGACAGTCGCCGAGAACCAGTAA